AGTATCACATTTTTTCAATACCTCCTCACAGGCTGTAAGCTATTGCCAAGATGGGAAATCTGGGAAAACCCAGCATTTGCTTCCTGAGGTCCACTGTCTTGGCTCTCAGACGGATTCTCTTCAGCTTTGTATCTTTTACAGAAGAGCAGGCAGCATGGATAGAGGTGCTTTACTTCTAGGACTCTAATCTTCTAATGCACCACTCTGATACCATTTAAATCTTTCCCTGGGTATTTTACAAAGTAACTGAGTCTGAGGCTTCAATCCTGACTAGGCAGCAATGATCCAACAGGCACATTCCCCAAATGCTGTCTGGAAAACAAGCAGTTTATGCTTTATGTTCGGACAAGGATCTGGAAACTCCCTTAAAAAAGCAGCTTGTCCTCCGAAGAAATCGCATACGCCAGCCCCACCTTGAGCACTGAGgtcccacagcccagcatgGCTCACAGCTTCCTCACAATCAGTCAGGTGCTTCTCACCGCTTACACCTGCTGCATTGCTAATCCCCACCCATGCTGCCGGCTGACCACTGCAGGCCTTGTTTCCCAACTGTGGCTAAGGTGTTTCCCACCCTGGCATTCTGGATGTGACTGCAGTCTCTGGCACAACAGGGTCCTAATTCAGGCTATGCAACATGGGTCACAGTCTTAcctgaaaacataaataaactctagaaaagcacagcaagagggggggcagctgcagtgtttatTTGACAATCACATGCAGTGCTACACAATTCAGTCCCCCTACTTGCTCACCTCCCTTCTTCCCAAATGCTGCCCAATAGCTGCTGCTGCAACATCTGGAAATGAgtccttttatttaaaatggcCAACGTTAAGTTTCCAGGCCAGGGACTTCAGGGGAAGCCAAGGGAAGAGGTGTCAGGCTCCATCACCTAGTGCACATCCTCTGCAGCCCGAGGATGGAAGCAGTGCCCATCAGTCCATGTGCCAGGGCACACCCTGGAGTCTctgctcctggcccagcacGGTGCCCTCCACTACAGAATGTTCTTGGCAATGGCGTTCAGGGTCCTCACTTTGGCCACGTCTGCCACCTTTATGGAGTACTCGGGGGCAGAGAAGGACGCTCCCATGGCAACGTTCGGATTTCTGTCAGGAAAACCAGTGATTAGTGGTgacctgctggggacacagatgAGTAAGATCCACCAAGAAAAATACCCACAATATTTCCCCTAGCTTCAGCACTGGCCAATGATGGTGCCACCCAAACCTAAGTTGGGACAGTAACAGAAAGAACAACAATCTAAAGAAGTGCAGACCTATGGACAAATATAGCCCATTCCTCACTCAATTTTCAGAAGCACATCTCACTGGCTTGCCAAATCCTACGTGCTTAAGTTAAAAATCTAAGGCAACTACACCACAACCCACCTTCCCAAGTGCCCTCAGAAGTCCTAGGGTGGCAGTAACAAGAGAAATGCCCCAAGGATCTGGTTCTGCATGGAACTCATGTCCACGTGAGGCGCACCGCTGGATTCATACACCGCAGAACACAGTACCAGGCACCACGATCCCAAACATAAAAGCACAACTAGCACTCAGGAAGCTGTTTGAAATTTATGCCAGTTCTACAAACGCATGCTCATATTCATTAGCCTTTCCCTCAGAGAGTTCTGCTAAAAAGTGAACATAAATAATCAGTTACCTGAACTTCATCCCTGAGTCCCGAGCTGAGCGAGCAGAGCAGTGAAACTCAGAAGCAGTGGAGCCTTCCAGAATCCTCTGCAGGTTGCGCTCTGTGATGCCACCTCCTGGTGGGAACAAGCTCAATGTCACACACCGAGAAGATGACACTATTCCAGacctgccaccaccctgggccCTCAGCACTTAAGGACAGGAGCCATAcacactgaagggaaaaaacagccCTTGGGACAACAGAGACATGGTCAAGTGAAAAGGGACAGGAGAAGCCTTGGCTCATGCTCTCACACAGATCTAGAGctgtccccaaatcctgcagggagcaatagctgcagggctctgccctccccaaCAGGCTGCATGGCCTTTACTCacaccagcacaggagctgctcctcctgggcagCTGGCTCAGAAAGCCAGATCAGAAAGTGGATTCCAGGGCAAGGAATCCAGAACAAGGAGGCTAGCAAGGAAAGACTAAGGATTGCAGGACCTGGTATAGATGACAAACATTACCTGGCACCACCACAATTCTGCCCTTTGCCTGTAAGAAGAGTAACATACATGTCAGTGATATTATTGAGGACCAGATCCACACATGCATTTGTGAGGCAGCAAAGAAATGCAGCACTTTCCATAAGCTCATGGATGTCACCATGATTTACAGTTTGTGAGCTCTCACCCATCTTTTTTGTACtattcatgttttaaaatgaaaagtggAAAAGAACTTGGTTACAGCTAAGACAACCTGTCACCATTCCCTCCTACCTCTCCATCCCACCTTGCTACCTCACCTGTTGCACCTTCCTAAAAGGAACTGCAAGACACTCAGCAGGGACCCCACTCTGCTGTTTGTGTGGGCTCATCACGCCAGCTGTTAAAACCAACTCCCACCACCCTCCCCAAATCTACAAACAAGAACCCAACCAGTTTTTGCTGTGGGAGACTTCAGGGCCCAGCCTGCATGGACTTGGGGAAATAGATTAAAGCCAAGCACTCCTTGACAGAATTCCCTTCCAGAAATGAGGGATACCAtaaagcagctgcctgcaggcagagccagggagcagccacagtaacccagcagagcacagcaagcACTCACCTGTTCTGCAAGCCTCTTAATCAAGGACAATCCCTCCAGTGCTGAGCTGTCACAGCCACTTGTCAATACCCTCTCAAAGCCCAGGGAAATCAGGGTCTCCAGTGCCACCAGAGGGTCATGCACCATGTCAAAGGCTGAGGGATgagaacagcagctcagcaatCGCTCCATTCATTGTGCTCAAGCCCTGTCCCTCAGCCAGATCCCCAAAGGCAGCAATAGGAAGGGTCCTGCTCACACCCTGGGTTCACAGCTCCTGACTGTAACACTCCCcttgcagcagtgccaggaccACCTCCTCTCTCACAGGGCAATGAGACAGCTCCCAAACCTGAGCCCCCGGACCTTTTCTCTTGTGGGTAATACAGAGGGAGAGCTTTGCAGAGCTCTCCCTCTCCAAAGACCAagctcagctccctcccagcccctcctttccccagcagtGGGACACACACtggcccctgcccagggctgctgtccctgcaaaCTCACCGCGGTGAAATGTCACTGGCAGGGGACGGCACACGGCTGCGGAAAAAAGGCACGTGGTCAGTCAGGGCTGGAACAGAGTCCTTTGTGCTAGAACCAGAAACACACATGACATGGAAGAGGGCAAAGGCTTCTCAAGCCATTCCTGGGGAGCTCTGAGAGTCCCCATTCTTGCTGGGAACAATGCTGTTCATCCAGGCTTTTTCATGGGAAAGAGTTCTTCTGTCCTATGAGAAAGCAACAAAGCTTTGGTTTTATGGGTAACACCAAAATCCCCCATCCTATCTTGGACATACAGAACCCTCCTGCCCACCACAGATGACTTTCTtggcaggaaggaagcagggaagTTGTATCATCTACCTGGGGAAAGGCCAGGACCATTCTCTTTGGAAGCAGGGGAGCTggtttttgtaatttctttcacTATCTacaattt
Above is a genomic segment from Serinus canaria isolate serCan28SL12 chromosome 6, serCan2020, whole genome shotgun sequence containing:
- the CUTC gene encoding copper homeostasis protein cutC homolog isoform X1, giving the protein MTIARRVTGSAEQRPPRAASAGMDDGFLMEVCVDSVESAVNAERGGAGRIELCAGLVEGGTTPSMGLLQVVKQCVRVPVFVMIRPRGGDFLYSDREVEVMKADIRLAKLHGADGLVFGALTEDGRIDTELCTALLAVCRPLPVTFHRAFDMVHDPLVALETLISLGFERVLTSGCDSSALEGLSLIKRLAEQAKGRIVVVPGGGITERNLQRILEGSTASEFHCSARSARDSGMKFRSPLITGFPDRNPNVAMGASFSAPEYSIKVADVAKVRTLNAIAKNIL
- the CUTC gene encoding copper homeostasis protein cutC homolog isoform X2 yields the protein MTIARRVTGSAEQRPPRAASAGMDDGFLMEVCVDSVESAVNAERGGAGRIELCAGLVEGGTTPSMGLLQVVKQCVRVPVFVMIRPRGGDFLYSDREVEVMKADIRLAKLHGADGLVFGALTEDGRIDTELCTALLAVCRPLPVTFHRAFDMVHDPLVALETLISLGFERVLTSGCDSSALEGLSLIKRLAEQAKGRIVVVPGGGITERNLQRILEGSTASEFHCSARSARDSGMKFRNPNVAMGASFSAPEYSIKVADVAKVRTLNAIAKNIL